In Syngnathoides biaculeatus isolate LvHL_M chromosome 8, ASM1980259v1, whole genome shotgun sequence, the genomic stretch GGTCACCGGCAGCCAGCCAAGGGGTGCGCCTGTTACAGGACGGGATCCATCGATCCTTTCTTACTGAGGTAGCTTCCCGCCGCCTCCATCTCCACGCTGGAGAGGAAACGCCTGGCTCGTCGGCGGCGGTCGTAGCTGAGCTCCGTGGCGTACACGGCGCTGGTTTTCTTGGGGTAGACGATGACGGTGCTCGTGAAGCTCTGCGGCCGGCGGCGAGGCTGGAAATCCAGCTGAGTCTTATAACGGCGCCAGGTGCTGTGGGCCACGGCCGTGACGGTCTGCGAGCAGCGCTCCAGGTCCTGGCACCACGGCTGCAGGGACACGATCTGGACGAAGTGGCGGTCCGAGTCGTACTGCACCGACGAGGTGTATCTGTGGATTGAACGGAGGGATTGGCCCGCGTGCCTTTAGCTCATTTTCGGAGCagatatgcaaaaaactttATGTAGGAATGATCTGAATTTACTGtgttacaaatacatttttggatgCGCTCTATCAGAGTGGTTTTAATGGCTGATATATACTTTTACTTGGTTTGACTTTAATAttctacggagcccctaaacagacattgaaaaaaaaaaccaaaaaaaaaaaaaaaaaggtttctcattgtaatgagtaactttctcattgtaatgagtaagtaaCTCATGAGTAAGACCCATGGGtcatagcttatttacctgctcaCGGTATCTTCCTGCATTCAGGTATAGTTGTAGCGTAtgtacctgctagcggtagcttcctgaataaggaataatattctttttttttttttttacatgcacacatgcaatggactagtttcTCATCACAATGAGAATCTTAATCATgggtaagttactcattgtaactcatgagtaagttactcattacaatgagtgtgTCGAAAAATGGCTACCTATGGCTCGCAACTTATTTACcagctagcggtagcttcctgcgtttAGGGAGTCGTatcttatttacctgctagcggtagcttcctgaataaggaataagaTTATttcatacatgcacacatgcaatgggctggttactcattacaatgcgaaagtttctcattacaatgactaAGTTACTCATGACAATAAGTTCAGTAACTTACtgatgagtaagttactcattgtaactaatgagtaagttactcattacaatgagagtgtcaAAAAATGGCTACCTATGGCTCAAAGCTTATTTACCGGCTAGCGGTAGCTACCTgaataaggtttttttttgttgtttttttttttttttttatacatacatacatgcaatgGGCTGGtgactcattacaatgagaaacttattaCAATgggaaagtttctcattacaatgagaaaccagttttttttttttttttccaatctccctttaggggctccgtcgTATTcttagtagaaaaaaaaaaaaaaacaacccgaCTTTTTCCAGGTATATTGAACTAGAATCCTTCTCAACCCACTTTGATTTGTAGGCATTTATCATAGATTGTGCGATTTTGGCTTGTCGCAGACTATTCCACCATGCAAATGTCACTGACATTTgactccgtccatccattttctgagccgcttatcctcaaaagcgtggcgggagtgccggagccaatcccagctgtcttatGGGCGGGAGGCAGTCtaaatcctgaactggttgccagccaatcagggcacatggaaacaaatgccccaggaaaaaaaaaaaaaaaaaaaaaaaaaagctctctaATGTACTGAGCTCCATTGTTCCAGTTTTTCTACATTCTTCCTTCCCGGTGAGCAAATTGGGGCGTTTCACTAGTGCAAATAAattcaattactgtaatttaagAGCTTGTCTTCTGGCCGAATTAGCCTTTTTCCCCGCCGCATTATTCCATAGAGATTTAATATACGGTTTGAGTTAAAGTGATATTGTTGGGCGGTGGAGCAAATTGgtgagtgttagcctcacagatCTCTTACTTGAGAACAACTTTCATTACTTTACCCAGTTCAATGTAAATgtgaaacaatgtaaaaaaaataaaaataaataaaaaaattctgaacTTGAAGACGAAAATATATGAAGGTGTTAAAAGTCATCTTTTTGACACTAAAAAATATCCcctaattttaattaaaaaaaaacccaaatcttCACTGAACCTAATTTGCATGCTTTTGGCTATGGTAAGACTACTTGGATCTCTTCAGCCAGATGGAGATTAtgaaacattcatccatttgctaagccgcttatcctcacgagggtcgcggggagcgctggagcctatcccagctatcaacgggcaggagggagggtacaccctgaaccccgttgccagccaatcacggggcacatagagaaacaccgttcacaatcacacctagcgtcaatttagagcgtccaattaacgtaatttccggcctataaaccgcgacctttttcacatgttttcaaccctgcagtttatgcggctaatatgtgcatttttttcaaaattttctcaagcggaaaaggcaagagtgagaccggtggaatacatgtgccgaggaagtgacttttaccggtccggccctgttagcgctgcgctcgctagcatgttactgccgtgtctcagtgatttttaccggtatgttttttttttaaaccggtcccGTTAACACGGCGCTAGGATTAGTGTTAGCGtgctgctagcattagcattaaactctgtgcaCAGtctatctttgtaaatataatgcgtttcaacgtgggcacttgtggcttttacaccgCTGCGGCgcatttatgtaccaaatggtatttcctttacaagcatactgggtgaggcttataaccaggtgcgctctgtaggccggtaaaTAcggtaatgttgcatgtttttgggatgtgggaggaaaccggattgcccacctggagaaaacccacgcaggcacgggggagaacaagTAAAACTCCGCACAGCCGGGtccgaacccgggacctcagaactgtgcggccaacgctttccagctgatccgccgtgccgccgaTCATGAACCAAGATTCAAATATTTAGAACAAGCGCTTAGCAACAAGGTAAACTAACTTTAGCATTGGCGTTTACTTTTGCAATTTCTAAACGACTGTACAATGCTGCGATGTTAATGACCGTATAGAATTAAGACAGAGCACTTGTCAACAGAACCCACCTTACTTCTTTCGGGGGTAAAGGCTCAATTGCGATACCCTCCCCATAGGACAAAGGCTGCAAGGACCCAGAGGGCAAAGCCGAAACCtgcaaaatcaataaatacattttgggatGAAACCTGTCTCCGGTCTAACTTAACCCGTCAGTCGCAAcgcttttctttcaaaatgcatCGCCGATGTCAAAAGGGGGTTCTCGTTTTACGACGGTCCCGACGTACGGTGCTTCGAGGTTGCGAACGCTGAAATACATTACTGTAGTTCTGCGTAGCAAGATAAAAGTATGACGTCACGCAGCACAAGAAGGCGCGCTCGGTTACAACTTCCCATTTgtgtggttcattttttttttttttttttttaaacagcttaGATGTGTGATCATACAAATGTCAACTATGACTTTACCCCTGCACTAGCGTAGATTAGTGGTAGGTTCCGACTTCTGTACACATTTGAGTCACCCCACCGCAGTCGGGACAGAATTATCATAAACAAAAGGGCCCCCTTGTATCATCTACTAATGCAAACAAAGTAATTTCTCCGTAAAACAATCAGCAACTGCGATTTTGCACATCCTTACTTATAGGATCCATATTGCCTAAGCCAGTGGCTCTCATACTTATTAGTACTccaagtaaaacaaataaaatataataaaaatgctGACCTCTCCAATACCAGcatcatgaccaacattaaaacataaGCATAGTAGGCCCATGTGTTTATCAAAATTAAGATTGTTTATTCCTAAACTGCCATTATTGttaaatacataatatatataattaaatacaGTTATTTATTATAATCAACTGTAACATCATGTAGTTTGCTTATTACTGGTTTGAATGATATggaattggtaaaaaaaaaaaaaaaaagctaaaattacacaaagtgtaaaaaaatgcttaaaataagCAGGTCTTAAATTAAtgcaaatatattaaaatttaaaatacaacttAATGGTACTCAGTCGCATACAACCTGAGAAAAGCTACATACCTCATGTTTTAAATAACTGGCCTAAGTAATTTTTAACTTCCTGGCagaatatgaataaatatataaataaaattaacctATGTAGATTCTCAGACGGCCAGATTCTCGCAATCGTAAGGTCGAACCTCGCCGACTGGGgttgtttgttgaatttgtctttttgcttttcaaataagttttaaaaaaaaaaaaaaaatggctttgcaATTATGCTTTTAGGCTAATGACTTGCGTTTGTGTAAGTGAATGCCTCAACTCAAATGGAGATCCGTTTCCCTCTGCATCCAAAATCACAATTTGCATACACCTCTGTGATATTTTTTTGCCCAGGCGAAAAATTATTTGTAGCAAAACACATACATTCGCGTGCTCTTGCTAAATGCTCCATGCTAACGGCGGCCGAGCTCACATTTCGTCAACGGCTAACTGTCGGCCTGCCCGAAAACGAACGCCGGCTTTTGTGCAAAACCCTGACTGATGGGAAAGGCGAAGTTGGTATCAACGAGGAGACCAATTTAGTTTTTATGCCaggaaaaacattaatttataacccattcatgggcagggttgccttattgagataaaagtctcctaacaggccacaatcaaggaaataacacttctttttctccttttaagttctatgataactttactaaatTTATAATCTCGACGCTGCCCtcaagagggtacttgggttttcttggtagatcgtcccaaaaaccagaatcaaatcactttaaatattttgatatatgaaggatataatgcgtgaaaatcatggtGTCCCAAACgttgcccacgaatgggttgaGTTTCGGAATATTTGTTACATGTACATTTCTGGAGAATTTTGTCCTGTAGAAGTCATTTAATGCTAAGGACAAATTttctaaaatgagtttgaaatgtttacATGTTTTAGGAGGGCTATTTGTAGTattgtatatacacacacagtttaTTAATAAAAAGGTATTTCCACGCAATTTTCAGGGCTTTGTCAATGACTACATTTTCTGCTATTTGCGGAAAGATCTGTCCCTACCACCCGTGAGTAGCGGGGGATTACTGTACCgtattcatccgtccatccattttctttgccgcttatccccacgagggtcagaGAATCAAATAACAATCACAAAGACGAAAAAGGGACACTAAAAACAATGACGGGTCGGAAAGTTGGAGTTAAAGAATTAGAAATAGCGTATTCGGGGTCTGAAATACTGCATCAAGACAAGGGAGAGAGATCTGCTATTTGGGAATTCTCGCAATTCAAGTCAGGTTTGAGTCCCTAATCCCACAAATAGCGATGATTGATTGCATTTTAGCATCGACACGTGGAGGAAACCCGGTGCCAAACATTGAGGTCGACCACAACGATGCACCTCTGCTCAAATTAGGCTcagactcttttttttaaacgaataTTTACATTGGAATGTTCTCACACGCATTGTACACCATTATGCGGTAATTCGGTGACCCACCCGCGagccttcctccctcccttcgtCCTCCGGCACCGGACTGACGCCGCGCGCTTTGTCCTGGGGCAGGAGCCAGACGCCGGGGCTCGGACTCGGCGGCAAGCCGGAGTCCGGGCTGTCGAGTCCTCTGTCCGCCCGGCAGCAGCTCATACCCAGCGGGTCCTCTTCGCAAACATTCGCAAAATGCAACCGTCCGACCATTTCCCTTTTCACGTGCCcgcaagaaaataaataaataaattgcggAGGATTTCCAATACGATGTCaagttcttcctttttttttttttgtgttgacgTCCTCCGAAGTTTCGTCTGACTTGTACTCGAAGAACACCTGGCTGCTAATTTGTAGCTAACCCAGGCGTTGTGGGGCATTAAAAAAGTTTAACTCCAGGTTGAAATCCCCCCCTCCTGTGAACCTTCTAATACGTCAAACTTCACTTTtacatgtgtaaaaaaaaaaaaaaataaagatcttGGCCTTAACAGGCCCGCAGCCCAGCTTCAAACTTTTCCCTCTAAAGTCCCTTCAGGCATTAAAAGGGAAAGACACGCCCCTTCAAGGCTTTTCCTTGAGGCTGATTGGCTGGAGGACAAAAATGAAAGTCAATGGGAGGGTTTAttatgcacccccccccaaaaaaaaaaaagcaccaagaGATTATAGAcgcaaaacatgtttttatgaaaaCGTCCTAACCAAAGTGGGTAAATATGAAGCCAATACACGTGTTGAaaaattttaattatgtataataattttttttttacaactcaaTCATGTTACTGTCATGTAAATGGCTCACGCACACAATGGAAAACTGCTGTGCACGTTTAACTGCTTGGGTCTGtaattggggaggggggggcattagggtgaacagtttttttctctATCCCAGGCCCCATGCAGATACCATTTTTCCCATTGCTATTATGCATATTTGATGCACTTCTATTATCTATATAGCCCAGATTGTTGAATTGCAAAAGAAAGTAACTTTTTCTATTtactatttatttacttttagttattttattattatgttgattcattttattattttatttttataaattttatttactttaattcatttatttattcaattaaattattattattttatttatttactatttaTTCAGAGAAATTTAGCTGGCCTCATAACCTCCTTCGAACTCGCACAAAGTTGTCAAATTTCAGTCGGATCGGTCGCGTTTCTACAGAGGCCGCGCTGTAAATTTCGCACCTCCAACACTGATAAaatcatttccatccatctgttttctgagccgcttatcctcatgagggtcagaggagtgccggagcctatcccagctgtcaacggggcaggaggcggactcCACGAAGGaaggggcgggatttgaacctccggtcctcagaactgtgaggccaacgctctaaggcaaggggtgtcaaactcatttttgtcgtgggccacgttgtagttatgatttccctcagagggccgtgatgGTGAAACCGTAGAAAAACCTGAATCGCCttattatatttacacatgaaatttatgaactagttttggaatcagtacTCGAGCATAATGGGTTTTTTCAAcctttgttcatgtttggtaacacgaaaatgcAGATAATATGTCAACatatatcatttatgatatatgacaattttgaaatgttgggacaagAATCACGGATTTTGGCACCGAGGATTTGCCTTTGTGGACCACATGATATCATGtgacgggccagatctggcccccgggccttgcgtttgacacccgtgccttAAGGGGTTGCACCACCGTTCCGCCGATAAAATCTTTTCCGATTGATATTCaccaaaacatgttaaaatgaatgcaaaactaTTCAATGACGCACAAGGATTCTTTTGTGGCAATATTTAGTAATCATAACTTCTCATTGTATCATACAACACAACCatacagtacaatttttttttccccctaaactcatttttctcacgggccacattgtagaaCCGGCTTCTCTCAGAGGGCTGTTGTGactgtgaaaaataaattaaaatctcatcagatctacatcaatttatgaactagttttggaatcagatatCAAGGGCAACGTGTTTTTCATcaagtaacacaaaaatccttgtaatatctcaacttcatcgGTAATGACGatgccaatttgaaatgttggtacagataCTGCAATAATCATGTAAATTGACAATGCAgatttggctccgcgggccacataaaatcatgtggtgggccgaatctggcccctgggccttgattttgacacctgtgccctagAAAGTAGTATGTTGCTAAATGCGCTAGAAATCAAAAGCAATTGAAAATGTTGAATAACTATTTCCACATTCACTTATCCCGCTATTGCTTTTTAGAATGAGATTTCATactctgaatttattttaattgtgaaTTTCTGCCCGGTGCATATGATGTCTAAACTGGACATTCCCCAAGACACCTCATAAACGCgaagaacattttattttctcgtTCATAAATCTATGGAAGGGAAGTGTAAAATTCAAATCAATACACTCAGATTTGCCATTTAACACCATGGCCCTGCGGGTAGAGTCATTTATCATAATaagaaaacaacatttcacTTGGCTCATAAgaacattcattcttttgtaattttggacttttccacactctttcaaccgTGCGTTTTATATGGTGATGCggattatttgtgcattttttttccaacaactgcaagggagcactcgagcggaaaaagtaagagtgagaccggtggaatatatgtgccgaagatgTGACTTTTACTGCTAGAGTGTttctgtcgtgtctcagtgatttttacctgtatgtttttttttttaactggccctgttagcgctgtgttagcatgttactgctgtgttactgccgtgtctcagtgatttttacctgtatgttttcttttttttttttaaccggccctgttagcgctgcgctagcatgttgctgctgtgttactgccgtgatttgtgagaccgaatatatgtgccgagaaaatgacttttaccggtccggccctgctactgcggcgctagcgtgttactgccgtgtctcagtgatttttaccagtatgttttttttaaacggccgtTAGGGcgcgcggcggtgctagcggTAGCGTGGTGGCGTtaacgcggcggcgctagcgttggcgtggcggcgctagtgttaaactctcgctagtgttaaactctcgctagtgttaaactctctgtctaCCTCTTTGTAAAAATcttgtttcaacgtgggcacttgcggcttttacacggctgcggtgtatgtatgtaccaaatggtatttcctttccaaatgtactgggtgaggcttataaccaggtgtgctctgtaggccgggaattacggaaaCTCAATTGCGCTATCGCCCAATCAAACCGCTGGCCTCGGTGTGAACGCAACGGGAAGGAAATTGCACAAATAAACGAATATTTACCAACAGCAAGTCACCACtggggaagttttttttcttaacttgcCAGGACCttggtttatttttatgtgtgaTGAAAAATGGAGTCAACGCTTTTGTTTTGAACAATAAGTCAACGGAGCAGCAGAGCGACATTTTGTGAGATCAATAATTGAGTGGTAAAGGCCAGGCCAGCCGCACACGGCATCTTGAAGTATTGTTCCCTTCACAGTCTCTTCTTGATGAGTTTTTCTAGTTTACGTATGCGGGAGGACTCCTGCTCAGGGGTGGGGGCGCTGAAGGACAAGGAGGGGCCGCCTTCGGCCCCCGAGGGCGGTGTGGGTAACCTCTGTCTGAAGAGCTCCAGCATGCTGCTCTGCTCGCCACGTTTTAAACCCTGCACACCAAAGGATGACAGACAATCAAGCAAATACAGTCAGTGAATTCCAATctcccaaaaatgaaatatacagtGGGTAGTGGTGCTGAtagaaccatcgaagtctgctctctctcaccttgcccccaaaacatccaactttggctgtccctcttaagagctcatttctaatccaacccaacctgctcactctgagcgagaacctcaacatcttcatttctgccacctccagttcatcttcctgttgtctcttcagtgccaccgtctctaatccgtacatcatggccggattggcctcaccactgttttataaactttgcccttcatcctagtggaaactcttctgtcacatagaacaccagacaccttccgccgactgctccaccctgcttggacccgtttcgtcacttccttaccacactcaccctcactctggatcgttgaccccatgtatttgaagtcatccaccctcgccatctcttctccctggaacttcactcttccccctccacccctctcatttacgcagatatattctgttttacttcagctaatcttcattcctctcctttccagtgcgtacctccatctttctaattgttcctccgctttgtccctgcagatcacaatatcatctgcgaacatcacagtccaaggggattccagtccaacctcatctgtcagcctatccattactaccgcaaacaggaaggggctcagagcggatcactgatgcagtcccacctccaccttaaattcatctgacaaacctatggcacatctcaccgctgttctgctgtcctcatacatatcctgtactatgtcctgtactattctaacatatttctccgccacaccagacttgcgcatgcagtgccacagttcctctcgtGG encodes the following:
- the rflnb gene encoding refilin B encodes the protein MVGRLHFANVCEEDPLGMSCCRADRGLDSPDSGLPPSPSPGVWLLPQDKARGVSPVPEDEGREEGSRVSALPSGSLQPLSYGEGIAIEPLPPKEVRYTSSVQYDSDRHFVQIVSLQPWCQDLERCSQTVTAVAHSTWRRYKTQLDFQPRRRPQSFTSTVIVYPKKTSAVYATELSYDRRRRARRFLSSVEMEAAGSYLSKKGSMDPVL